One window of the Acaryochloris sp. CCMEE 5410 genome contains the following:
- a CDS encoding MAPEG family protein: MTTVLFCALALAMWSLPLNYIPTLARFAEGGMEWATSNRDTMPEIPPWAQRAERAQRNHYENLPMLVVTLLVVQLSGAANPLINLAAMIMVACRVFHAFAYIIGVPALRSLGFVGSILSLFVILWQLLV, from the coding sequence ATGACAACAGTATTATTTTGTGCCCTGGCACTAGCCATGTGGTCTCTTCCCCTCAATTACATCCCCACCCTGGCGCGATTTGCAGAAGGGGGAATGGAATGGGCCACCAGCAACCGGGACACTATGCCAGAGATCCCCCCCTGGGCTCAACGGGCAGAGCGGGCTCAGCGCAACCATTATGAAAATTTACCGATGCTGGTGGTGACCCTGCTCGTCGTTCAGTTGTCGGGAGCTGCCAACCCGCTGATTAATTTGGCCGCAATGATTATGGTGGCCTGCAGGGTCTTTCATGCCTTTGCCTACATTATTGGCGTGCCAGCATTGCGGTCGTTGGGATTTGTCGGGTCTATCTTGTCACTGTTTGTGATTCTGTGGCAGCTTCTGGTTTAG
- a CDS encoding TVP38/TMEM64 family protein, which translates to MLQEGLSRQQVKGRRRLLAGLVGVLLLPFVIRYVPLLFDQMHLVEFVQSHGLWGAIIFILLHIVATVLGVPGVILTIVGGVLFGLLWGSFLSLAGATLGAMGAFWMARYLLLDWAQRRVRDRKLLCTFNQAVLQHPFSFVLIVRFAPISPFNLVNFLFGMTTIHWLPYSLGTLIGIIPGVIAYTWIGVAGNDVMHGKGPWPLVIACTCLAVLSAMPLLLRKKRSLT; encoded by the coding sequence ATGCTGCAAGAAGGACTCAGCCGTCAGCAAGTGAAAGGTCGCAGACGATTACTAGCAGGATTGGTAGGGGTGTTGTTGCTTCCCTTCGTCATCCGGTATGTTCCCTTGCTGTTTGACCAGATGCATTTGGTGGAGTTTGTTCAATCCCACGGTTTATGGGGGGCGATCATCTTTATCCTGCTGCATATTGTCGCCACAGTGCTGGGGGTCCCAGGAGTCATTTTGACCATCGTGGGTGGTGTCCTGTTTGGCCTGCTGTGGGGGAGCTTTTTATCCCTAGCAGGAGCCACCTTGGGAGCCATGGGAGCCTTCTGGATGGCCCGTTACCTATTGTTAGATTGGGCCCAGAGACGTGTGCGCGATCGCAAGCTGCTCTGTACGTTTAACCAAGCCGTGCTCCAGCATCCATTTAGCTTTGTCCTGATTGTTCGCTTTGCGCCTATTTCTCCCTTTAATTTAGTGAATTTCCTGTTTGGCATGACCACGATTCATTGGTTGCCCTACAGTTTAGGAACGCTGATTGGAATTATTCCTGGGGTGATTGCCTATACCTGGATCGGGGTTGCCGGGAATGATGTCATGCATGGTAAAGGTCCTTGGCCCTTGGTGATTGCCTGTACCTGCTTAGCGGTGCTGTCGGCGATGCCGTTGTTACTGCGTAAGAAGCGATCGCTGACTTAA
- a CDS encoding TVP38/TMEM64 family protein: MNLRRWKKIQPVLLAAVAFLVITASPAWAADGGGFNPLQLLQQLQQYLQQLLLDALEWVKALGPVGAIAYIGIYIVATVAFLPGSILTLGAGVVFGVIQGSILVFIGATIGATIAFLVGRYVARGWISKKIEGNDKFAAIDRAVGKQGLKIVFLTRLSPIFPFNLLNYGMGVTGVSLRDYFLGSVGMIPGTIMYVYIGSLATDLATVGTSNQPTDPVIDLTIKVVGLIATVLVTVYVTKVARKALAEAVPETGTAVEQELS, translated from the coding sequence ATGAATCTTCGTCGCTGGAAAAAAATTCAACCTGTTTTACTGGCAGCCGTGGCCTTCTTAGTGATTACGGCCTCGCCTGCTTGGGCCGCAGATGGGGGCGGGTTTAATCCTCTACAACTTCTGCAGCAGCTCCAACAGTATCTACAACAACTCCTACTAGATGCCCTTGAGTGGGTTAAGGCTTTAGGGCCAGTCGGTGCAATTGCCTATATCGGTATCTATATCGTCGCCACCGTTGCCTTTTTACCAGGTTCTATTTTGACTCTGGGAGCAGGGGTTGTCTTTGGGGTTATTCAAGGATCTATTTTGGTCTTTATTGGTGCCACCATTGGTGCTACTATCGCTTTCCTCGTTGGTCGGTATGTAGCTCGAGGATGGATCTCCAAAAAAATTGAGGGCAATGATAAATTTGCAGCGATTGATCGGGCCGTGGGTAAGCAAGGATTAAAGATTGTTTTTCTAACTCGGCTGTCACCAATCTTCCCCTTTAATTTACTCAACTATGGGATGGGGGTAACCGGAGTCTCTTTAAGGGATTACTTCCTTGGTTCTGTTGGTATGATTCCAGGCACGATTATGTATGTATACATAGGATCTTTAGCTACTGATCTAGCGACCGTTGGCACTAGTAATCAACCTACTGATCCGGTCATTGATTTAACTATTAAAGTTGTCGGTCTAATTGCCACAGTTCTAGTGACCGTCTATGTGACGAAAGTGGCCCGCAAAGCCTTGGCAGAAGCCGTCCCTGAAACTGGCACCGCGGTTGAGCAAGAGCTAAGTTAA
- the arsS gene encoding arsenosugar biosynthesis radical SAM (seleno)protein ArsS (Some members of this family are selenoproteins.): MTVSTNSTLTPFAQKLAAPLTKHKITVLQINLGRRCNLACSHCHVEASPKRTEELSPEICEQLVELIHRFPQIETVDLTGGAPEMNYGFRPLVEAARSHNKEVIVRSNLTIYFELGFEDLPDYFARHQLRVVASLPCYLEQNVDKMRGDGVFDSSIKALQRLNQLGYGSDPNLVLDLVYNPQVPTTLDFALAPDQQPLELAYKQHLGEQFGITFNHLFAITNLPIGRTKFHLEHRQLHQPYLQFLEGHYNDSTVEHLMCRNELSVDYLGNIYDCDFNQMEEIPATTPQGERLTVAKLLAAGSLDLIEDVKTAPYCYGCTAGSGSSCGGSLL; encoded by the coding sequence ATGACTGTATCAACTAACTCAACCCTCACTCCGTTTGCCCAAAAGCTGGCTGCCCCCCTGACAAAGCATAAGATTACGGTGCTGCAAATTAATTTAGGGCGACGGTGCAACTTAGCCTGTAGCCACTGCCATGTTGAGGCTAGCCCTAAGCGCACCGAAGAGCTATCCCCAGAAATCTGTGAGCAGTTGGTTGAATTGATTCATCGATTCCCTCAGATTGAAACCGTAGACTTAACGGGGGGTGCCCCGGAGATGAATTATGGCTTTCGTCCCTTAGTCGAGGCAGCTCGATCACACAACAAGGAAGTGATTGTTCGCTCAAATCTAACGATCTACTTTGAACTGGGGTTTGAAGATTTACCGGACTATTTTGCTCGGCATCAACTACGAGTGGTGGCTTCCTTGCCCTGTTACCTGGAGCAAAATGTAGACAAAATGCGGGGTGATGGCGTTTTTGACAGCTCGATCAAAGCGCTCCAGCGGCTGAATCAGTTGGGCTATGGCTCTGATCCTAATCTGGTGTTGGACTTGGTGTATAACCCGCAAGTGCCAACGACTCTGGACTTTGCCCTAGCGCCGGATCAGCAGCCCTTAGAACTGGCCTATAAACAACATTTAGGGGAGCAGTTTGGGATTACGTTTAACCATCTGTTTGCAATTACCAATCTCCCCATCGGCCGCACCAAGTTTCATCTAGAACATCGGCAACTTCATCAGCCCTATCTGCAGTTTTTGGAAGGTCACTATAATGACTCGACCGTTGAGCATTTAATGTGCCGCAATGAGCTATCCGTGGACTATCTGGGCAATATCTATGACTGCGATTTTAACCAAATGGAAGAGATTCCGGCCACCACCCCGCAGGGGGAGCGATTGACAGTGGCCAAACTGTTAGCGGCTGGCAGTCTTGATCTGATTGAAGACGTTAAAACAGCGCCCTATTGCTATGGCTGCACCGCAGGGAGTGGATCAAGCTGCGGTGGTTCTTTGTTATGA
- the arsM gene encoding arsenosugar biosynthesis arsenite methyltransferase ArsM yields MTYLESAAEFYSQVAETPEVGLCCVQSTPLQLPGLVVPPQMQEMNYGCGTTVHPTELSGNPTVLYVGVGGGLEALQFSYFSRRPGAVVAVDPVDEMRKAAARNLEIAAEENEWFDTSFVTIKEGDAFALPVPDNSVDVVAQNCLFNIFEPEDLSRALQETYRVLKPGGRLVMSDPISTRPIPEHLQQDDRLRAMCLSGALTYEQYVQRIIHAGFGQVEIRARRPYRLLDQENYKLDQHLLLESLDSVSFKVDIAEDGACVFTGKMAVYTGPEEYFDDKAGHILSLGIPLAVCDKTAAKLAKAHPQAIMITDSTWYYDGGGCC; encoded by the coding sequence ATGACGTATTTAGAATCCGCAGCAGAGTTTTACAGTCAAGTCGCTGAAACCCCAGAAGTGGGCTTATGTTGTGTCCAAAGTACTCCTTTGCAACTGCCGGGCCTGGTGGTGCCTCCGCAAATGCAGGAAATGAACTATGGATGTGGTACAACCGTTCATCCGACGGAATTATCGGGTAACCCTACGGTTCTGTATGTTGGCGTGGGCGGTGGCTTGGAAGCCCTGCAATTTTCCTACTTCTCCCGTCGCCCCGGCGCTGTGGTTGCCGTAGATCCAGTGGATGAAATGCGCAAAGCGGCTGCCCGCAACCTGGAAATTGCCGCCGAAGAAAATGAGTGGTTCGACACCAGCTTTGTCACGATTAAAGAAGGCGACGCCTTTGCCCTGCCGGTTCCTGATAACTCCGTGGATGTTGTCGCTCAAAACTGCCTCTTCAATATCTTTGAGCCCGAAGATCTGTCTCGCGCCCTGCAAGAAACCTATCGAGTGCTGAAACCCGGTGGTCGCTTGGTGATGAGTGACCCCATTTCCACTCGCCCCATTCCAGAACACTTACAGCAAGATGATCGGTTACGAGCCATGTGTTTGTCGGGCGCTCTAACCTACGAACAATATGTTCAGCGCATTATCCATGCTGGCTTTGGACAAGTTGAAATTCGAGCCCGTCGCCCTTATCGCCTGCTCGATCAGGAAAACTACAAGCTAGATCAGCATTTGCTATTAGAGAGCTTAGACTCCGTTTCCTTTAAGGTAGATATTGCCGAGGATGGGGCTTGTGTGTTTACGGGCAAGATGGCGGTTTATACCGGACCTGAAGAGTATTTTGATGACAAGGCCGGTCACATTTTGAGTTTAGGCATTCCCCTCGCCGTGTGTGACAAGACGGCAGCCAAACTCGCCAAAGCCCATCCCCAAGCAATTATGATCACCGACTCGACTTGGTATTACGACGGTGGAGGCTGTTGCTAA
- a CDS encoding PleD family two-component system response regulator — protein sequence MFKFGAGKLQKTLDQLHQEEFSGVVYINAALGQQDKVRSRVIAFHKGAITYAGRTLPTPLEFSQLVGEKLKLKVMKAAMTLAEKRTKDSTSILAYLAIYFRLDLFGWDDVEKVMRSQVVSCLDQLWAYAGTLRTEEAVDFDLAYGEDGHGYNWQQLCLSLTQRQQGWASLAPAIPSMDAIPQSILQGNYETVDDEYAQQHLRIWIDGNRSLLDIAEQLQRDPLELGHLYLHWQKMSWVIFAGDQLQYVGGNPISTAQQSLPLILSVDDSVVVQTMLKRTLCDHYRVLTASNAVKALNLLNSHPIELMLLDVTMPDIDGIEFCKTVRGISKFRDLPVIMLTAKDGLINKVKGQMAGSTHYLTKPVKKEKLLSVIEKNLPAPTVNR from the coding sequence ATGTTTAAGTTCGGAGCAGGAAAATTACAGAAAACGCTAGACCAACTGCACCAGGAAGAGTTCTCAGGTGTCGTCTATATCAATGCAGCCCTTGGTCAACAGGACAAGGTCAGATCACGGGTAATTGCCTTTCATAAGGGGGCGATCACCTACGCGGGCAGAACCTTGCCTACTCCCCTTGAGTTTTCCCAATTGGTGGGTGAGAAGCTGAAGCTTAAGGTCATGAAGGCGGCAATGACGTTAGCTGAAAAAAGGACAAAAGATTCCACCTCAATTCTGGCGTACTTAGCGATTTACTTCCGACTCGATCTTTTTGGCTGGGACGACGTGGAAAAGGTGATGAGATCGCAAGTCGTGTCTTGTCTCGATCAACTATGGGCCTATGCCGGTACCTTGAGAACCGAAGAGGCCGTTGACTTTGATTTGGCCTATGGCGAAGACGGCCACGGTTATAATTGGCAGCAGCTCTGTTTGTCATTGACCCAGCGACAACAGGGCTGGGCCTCCTTGGCACCGGCGATTCCTTCCATGGATGCCATCCCTCAGTCCATTCTGCAGGGTAATTATGAGACAGTTGATGACGAGTACGCTCAACAGCATCTGAGAATATGGATTGATGGCAACCGATCCTTGCTGGATATTGCCGAGCAGTTGCAACGCGATCCACTGGAATTAGGCCATCTCTACTTACACTGGCAAAAGATGAGTTGGGTCATCTTCGCTGGCGATCAGCTTCAATATGTAGGTGGAAACCCAATTTCAACGGCTCAACAGAGCTTACCCTTAATTTTGAGCGTGGATGACAGTGTCGTTGTGCAAACCATGCTCAAACGAACGTTATGTGATCACTATCGAGTTTTGACCGCAAGTAACGCCGTTAAAGCCCTCAACCTTCTAAATAGCCATCCCATAGAGTTGATGTTGTTGGATGTCACCATGCCGGATATCGACGGCATTGAATTTTGTAAAACGGTTCGGGGCATTTCGAAGTTCAGAGATCTACCGGTCATTATGCTGACAGCTAAGGATGGCTTAATCAACAAGGTTAAAGGCCAAATGGCCGGATCAACCCACTATCTGACCAAGCCTGTCAAAAAAGAAAAGTTACTCAGTGTGATTGAAAAGAACCTTCCTGCCCCCACAGTGAATCGTTAG
- a CDS encoding chemotaxis protein CheW, with the protein MDNQAYLVFQLQELRYGIDAELVQEIFPLPELTPLAEAPPDIIGMLNLRGKIVLVMHLACRLGQSQPTCTLKDAVILMDWQGIQVGIVVNQVQDVLTFDTAAIDTSIDYGRPQGSPYIKGVTKELEVPVVLLNPDSLIRQPDQVASLVWKSELDTVEPELPEISLNLDTDTSAEALEEVDDPDEIAALHQQWEALLNDSDSEPMLMADLEVANSGSDHRLEADLEEAVAPAPPPSQPPKLGTFFERYCPDASEVDQDVFRQRAANLREALTDTDPADLRSLAVVGLGNQYFGLDLSWVREFINIRSVTPIPCCPQHIVGNINLRGEVMTLVNIQTVLNLSGELSESPQKAVVFEVNDVVAGLTVDEVVNVTALSSAQIAPIPAAVSAAYREFLQGTILYDNQYLNILDLPKMISQGVLNVA; encoded by the coding sequence ATGGACAACCAAGCTTATCTAGTCTTCCAACTCCAAGAGTTGCGGTATGGAATTGATGCTGAACTCGTACAAGAAATTTTTCCGTTACCGGAACTAACGCCCCTTGCGGAAGCGCCGCCAGATATTATCGGTATGCTGAATCTGCGAGGAAAAATTGTCCTGGTCATGCATTTGGCCTGTCGGTTGGGCCAATCTCAGCCCACCTGCACCCTCAAAGACGCCGTTATCCTTATGGACTGGCAAGGTATTCAAGTCGGGATAGTCGTTAATCAGGTCCAAGATGTACTCACCTTTGATACCGCAGCTATCGACACCTCGATAGATTATGGCCGACCTCAAGGGTCTCCTTATATAAAAGGGGTCACCAAGGAATTAGAGGTTCCTGTTGTATTGCTCAACCCAGATTCCCTGATCCGTCAGCCAGATCAGGTCGCTAGCTTAGTCTGGAAATCTGAACTGGATACAGTGGAGCCTGAACTCCCTGAAATTTCCCTCAACTTAGACACAGATACATCTGCAGAGGCGCTGGAGGAGGTGGACGATCCAGATGAGATCGCAGCTCTGCATCAACAGTGGGAAGCGCTACTGAATGACTCTGATTCAGAGCCAATGTTAATGGCTGATCTAGAAGTAGCTAACTCTGGATCAGATCACCGATTAGAGGCTGATCTGGAAGAGGCAGTTGCCCCTGCCCCTCCCCCCTCTCAGCCTCCTAAACTGGGTACTTTTTTCGAGCGCTATTGCCCCGACGCGTCTGAGGTTGATCAAGACGTTTTTCGGCAGCGGGCAGCCAATTTAAGGGAGGCACTCACCGACACCGATCCTGCTGATTTGCGATCTCTAGCGGTTGTGGGCCTAGGCAACCAGTATTTTGGTTTGGACTTAAGTTGGGTTCGAGAATTTATCAATATTCGGTCCGTGACCCCCATTCCCTGTTGTCCCCAACATATTGTGGGCAACATCAATTTAAGGGGGGAAGTGATGACCTTGGTGAATATCCAAACAGTCTTAAATCTGTCCGGCGAATTGAGTGAGTCTCCGCAAAAAGCGGTCGTATTTGAAGTAAACGATGTCGTGGCAGGTCTCACCGTTGATGAGGTGGTCAATGTAACCGCATTATCATCAGCCCAAATTGCCCCCATCCCAGCCGCTGTCTCCGCTGCTTACCGTGAGTTTTTGCAAGGAACGATTCTCTACGACAATCAATACCTCAATATTCTGGATTTACCGAAAATGATTAGCCAAGGAGTCTTGAATGTGGCTTAG